In a genomic window of Nostoc sp. UHCC 0870:
- the lptB gene encoding LPS export ABC transporter ATP-binding protein, with protein MKIVLENIHKSYGKRVIVNRVNLSVAQGEIVGLLGPNGAGKTTTFYIATGLEKPNQGKVWLDSLDITGLPMHKRARLGIGYLAQEASVFRQLSVQDNILLVLEQTNVPRREWSKRLTTLLREFRLEKLARSKGIQLSGGERRRTELARALAAGREGPKFLLLDEPFAGVDPIAVHEIQHIVAQLRDRGMGILITDHNVRETLAITDRAYIMREGQILAYGTADELYNNPLVRQYYLGDNFQV; from the coding sequence GTGAAAATTGTTTTAGAAAATATTCACAAATCTTACGGCAAGCGAGTAATTGTCAATCGCGTCAACCTTTCTGTAGCTCAGGGTGAAATTGTCGGGTTACTTGGCCCCAATGGGGCTGGTAAAACAACGACATTCTACATTGCCACAGGTTTAGAAAAACCTAATCAGGGGAAAGTTTGGTTAGATAGTTTAGATATTACTGGATTGCCAATGCACAAAAGGGCGCGGTTGGGCATTGGCTATCTAGCCCAGGAAGCGAGTGTTTTTCGTCAACTTTCAGTCCAAGATAATATTTTGTTGGTGCTAGAGCAAACCAATGTACCGCGACGGGAATGGTCAAAGCGATTAACAACTTTATTGCGGGAGTTTCGCTTAGAGAAATTAGCTAGAAGCAAAGGGATTCAACTATCTGGCGGAGAAAGACGGCGTACAGAATTAGCCAGAGCCTTAGCAGCAGGGAGAGAAGGGCCAAAGTTCTTACTTTTAGATGAACCCTTTGCAGGGGTTGATCCGATCGCAGTACATGAGATTCAGCATATTGTCGCACAACTGCGCGATCGCGGCATGGGCATCTTAATTACAGATCACAACGTCCGCGAAACCCTAGCCATTACCGACCGCGCCTACATCATGCGCGAAGGACAAATTCTAGCCTATGGTACGGCTGATGAACTATACAACAATCCACTAGTGCGACAGTATTATTTAGGCGATAATTTCCAAGTTTAG
- a CDS encoding LptA/OstA family protein, with translation MMPCDQSSSKMRRLGLALVLQATFFSALSFPNQLQTATAQTTAGNRPLTIRSDIQEYDSKNQVITARGNVQMLYPARQIQATASQAQYFSKERRIDFSGNVYILQQGGNSMRAERVTYLIDEGRFVALPQSSRQVESIYMVEDSALDTGNSTPAPNTPAFKPAN, from the coding sequence ATGATGCCCTGTGATCAATCTTCATCAAAAATGCGCCGCCTTGGATTAGCCTTGGTGTTACAAGCTACATTCTTTAGTGCTTTATCCTTCCCCAATCAACTACAAACAGCTACTGCACAAACAACAGCCGGAAATCGTCCCCTGACTATCCGCTCTGACATCCAAGAATATGACTCAAAAAATCAGGTGATAACTGCTCGTGGTAATGTACAGATGTTGTATCCTGCTCGCCAGATTCAGGCTACAGCAAGTCAAGCCCAATATTTTAGCAAGGAACGCCGGATTGATTTCAGTGGTAATGTCTATATTTTGCAACAAGGCGGTAACAGTATGCGCGCCGAAAGGGTAACATATTTGATTGATGAAGGGCGATTTGTTGCCTTACCCCAATCTAGTCGTCAAGTAGAGTCTATTTATATGGTGGAAGATTCAGCACTTGACACTGGAAATAGTACACCTGCCCCCAACACACCAGCATTCAAGCCTGCTAATTAG
- a CDS encoding DUF309 domain-containing protein, with the protein MSDTMPPEYWQGVEQFNSEQFYACHDTLEALWIEASEPEKTFYQGILQIAVALYHMGNRNWRGAAILLGEGSNRLRRYPSSYGGIDVDELRNQSGVLLQVIQVIDLDKNNTDNLSDNPALPLPKIVLIDN; encoded by the coding sequence ATGAGCGATACAATGCCCCCGGAGTATTGGCAAGGTGTAGAGCAATTTAATTCTGAACAGTTCTACGCCTGTCATGACACCCTAGAGGCTTTATGGATTGAAGCCAGCGAACCAGAAAAAACCTTTTATCAAGGCATTCTCCAAATTGCTGTGGCTCTTTATCACATGGGTAATCGTAACTGGCGGGGTGCAGCCATTTTATTAGGAGAAGGCAGTAATCGCCTGCGGCGTTACCCATCTAGTTACGGTGGTATTGATGTAGATGAATTACGAAACCAGAGCGGAGTCTTGTTACAGGTAATACAAGTGATTGACTTAGATAAAAATAATACTGATAACCTTAGTGACAATCCAGCCTTACCCTTACCCAAAATTGTGTTGATTGATAATTGA
- a CDS encoding ferredoxin thioredoxin reductase catalytic beta subunit, which translates to MISSEANTTSTDKSLEAMRHFSEQYAKRTGTFFCAEPSVTAVVIEGLAKHKDDLGAPLCPCRHYEDKEAEVKATYWNCPCVPMRERKECHCMLFLTPDNEFAGQQQEIALETIKEVRESMG; encoded by the coding sequence ATGATCTCATCAGAAGCGAACACAACATCCACCGATAAAAGTCTAGAGGCGATGCGCCATTTTTCAGAACAATATGCCAAGCGTACAGGAACTTTCTTTTGTGCTGAACCTTCCGTGACTGCGGTTGTGATTGAAGGACTAGCTAAACATAAAGACGACCTGGGTGCGCCTTTGTGTCCCTGTCGCCACTATGAAGATAAAGAAGCAGAAGTTAAGGCTACATATTGGAACTGTCCTTGTGTGCCAATGAGAGAACGCAAAGAGTGCCATTGTATGCTGTTTCTCACCCCAGACAACGAGTTTGCGGGACAACAGCAAGAAATTGCGCTAGAAACCATTAAAGAAGTGCGAGAGAGCATGGGATGA
- the fhuB gene encoding Fe(3+)-hydroxamate ABC transporter permease FhuB — protein sequence MLKPLLTPILILLPLLLLHSNPITTPEDILLYIKLPRTVIGILSGASLGIAGALFQTVTRNPLASPATLGVNAGAYLAVTATTIFAPEIFTWSPLLVAFTGGLLAALLVYAITGKEITPIRLTLSGMAVSLALAAFTSALQLLYENQTRDLFFWGAGSLLQTNWQGSIYAAPRVLLGAIAVFLIAKPLDVLLLGEDVARSLGAKVQWTRLCSTLLAVFLASVAVSVVGPIGFVGLVAPHIGKLMGCRQHRILLPSAAMWGAVVLLAADLVAQQISSELPAGGITALLGAPFLVWLVRSSPRLLSKTGGNHGLIKSRLPYPVLLFAGVLSLLMVMVLGLSLGNINLGIHQLIPVILGNSDALTERIVLYLRLPRLLVALLAGASLAISGLLLQGVVRNPLAAPEIMGITSGAGLGALLVLLLVPDIPVTFIPIAAFIGAIVAFGVVYLAAWQNGVAPARLALIGIAVSAFCAAGINLLVVKSKLQVAQALVWLAGSTYARQWDEVWQLLAFPLILLPLGWLFARKLDVMALGEDLPRILGMRLQKARGVILAIAVALAAAAVSTVGTISFVGLIAPHAARLLVGSRHRQLVPIAAILGAILVILADTVGRVLLAPKEIPSGLVTALIGTPYFLWLLGLSRR from the coding sequence ATGCTCAAACCCCTCCTCACCCCAATCCTCATCCTCCTCCCCCTCCTCCTCCTCCACAGCAACCCCATCACCACCCCAGAAGACATCCTCCTCTACATCAAACTACCCCGCACAGTCATCGGAATCTTATCAGGCGCATCTTTAGGAATAGCCGGCGCACTATTCCAGACAGTCACCCGTAACCCCCTAGCCTCACCCGCCACATTAGGAGTCAACGCAGGCGCATATTTAGCCGTCACCGCCACCACCATCTTTGCACCAGAGATATTTACTTGGTCGCCTTTATTGGTAGCATTCACTGGTGGATTATTAGCAGCCTTACTCGTCTACGCCATAACCGGGAAAGAAATCACCCCCATTCGCCTCACCCTCTCAGGAATGGCTGTTTCCCTAGCCTTAGCCGCCTTCACTTCCGCCTTACAACTACTCTACGAAAACCAAACCCGTGATTTATTTTTTTGGGGTGCAGGTTCGTTACTACAAACCAATTGGCAAGGAAGTATTTACGCTGCACCTAGAGTATTATTAGGAGCGATCGCAGTTTTCCTCATCGCCAAACCCTTAGATGTCCTCCTGTTAGGCGAAGATGTAGCCCGTTCTCTCGGTGCAAAAGTCCAGTGGACACGTTTATGCAGTACCTTACTAGCCGTCTTTTTAGCCTCCGTTGCCGTGAGTGTAGTCGGGCCGATTGGCTTTGTAGGTTTAGTTGCACCCCACATTGGGAAATTAATGGGATGTCGCCAACACCGAATTTTATTACCATCGGCGGCGATGTGGGGTGCAGTAGTCTTACTAGCTGCTGATTTAGTAGCACAGCAAATATCTAGTGAATTACCTGCGGGTGGTATCACAGCTTTATTAGGCGCACCGTTTTTAGTCTGGTTGGTGCGTTCATCGCCTCGTCTATTGAGTAAAACAGGGGGAAATCATGGTTTAATCAAATCCCGTCTCCCGTATCCTGTTTTACTGTTTGCTGGGGTTCTTTCCCTGTTAATGGTGATGGTTTTGGGGTTATCCCTCGGCAATATTAATTTAGGTATTCATCAACTTATTCCAGTCATCCTGGGAAACAGTGACGCACTCACAGAAAGGATAGTCTTATACTTACGTCTGCCTCGCTTACTGGTAGCATTATTAGCAGGTGCATCTTTAGCAATTAGTGGCTTATTATTGCAGGGAGTTGTCCGCAATCCCCTAGCTGCACCGGAAATTATGGGGATTACGTCAGGGGCAGGTTTGGGGGCGTTACTGGTATTACTATTAGTACCTGATATACCTGTAACATTCATACCAATAGCCGCTTTTATTGGTGCAATTGTCGCCTTTGGTGTCGTTTATCTAGCAGCTTGGCAAAACGGTGTAGCACCAGCGCGGCTAGCTTTGATAGGAATTGCGGTGTCTGCGTTTTGTGCGGCTGGAATTAACTTGTTGGTAGTCAAATCCAAATTGCAGGTAGCTCAGGCTTTGGTGTGGCTAGCTGGAAGTACCTACGCTCGTCAGTGGGATGAAGTATGGCAATTATTAGCGTTTCCCTTGATTTTACTGCCTTTGGGGTGGTTATTTGCCCGTAAATTGGATGTGATGGCGTTAGGGGAAGATTTACCGCGAATTTTGGGGATGCGTTTACAAAAAGCCCGTGGTGTAATATTAGCGATCGCAGTGGCTTTAGCAGCTGCGGCTGTATCCACAGTAGGAACTATTAGCTTTGTCGGGTTAATTGCTCCCCATGCTGCACGTTTATTAGTAGGTTCTCGACACCGCCAGCTAGTACCCATAGCTGCTATTTTAGGCGCGATTTTAGTCATTTTAGCTGATACTGTTGGGCGTGTTCTTTTAGCTCCAAAAGAAATTCCTTCTGGGTTAGTAACTGCGCTAATTGGTACACCTTATTTTCTGTGGCTGCTAGGACTCAGCAGGAGATGA
- a CDS encoding ABC transporter substrate-binding protein codes for MSKFTRRAFLTAATASALTVACNRSPRPQAANPTATRVIALEWVYAENLLALGIQPVGVADIQGYKRYVNVEPSLDESVVDVGTRQEPSLEAIAQLKPDLILGVELRHQTIYDTLSAIAPTLIFNPYPSANNSNQLDEMQQTFLKIAERVNRRDVAEKVLQQMQTQFQTATTRIKNTPKPDFVLGQFSDNTPQLRLFTDNSMAAQIITAIGLKNAWKGEFDRFGFNTVWIEALPKVETANFIYISAPNSPYQKQLEDNPVWKKLQFVQQNRLYAIAPDTWLFGGPLSAQILTEKIIQTFA; via the coding sequence ATGAGCAAATTTACTAGACGTGCCTTTTTAACTGCGGCGACTGCTTCGGCTTTGACGGTGGCTTGTAATCGTTCTCCTCGTCCCCAAGCTGCTAATCCAACTGCAACGAGAGTAATCGCCCTGGAATGGGTGTATGCGGAAAACCTTTTAGCTTTAGGAATCCAGCCTGTAGGAGTTGCAGATATCCAGGGCTATAAACGATATGTGAATGTAGAACCATCCCTAGATGAGAGTGTAGTTGATGTTGGGACACGCCAAGAACCGAGTTTAGAAGCGATCGCGCAATTAAAACCAGATTTAATTTTAGGTGTAGAGTTAAGACATCAAACTATTTACGATACCTTATCTGCGATCGCCCCCACCCTCATATTTAACCCCTACCCCTCGGCGAACAACTCGAATCAACTTGATGAGATGCAGCAAACATTCCTCAAAATTGCGGAACGCGTCAACCGTCGAGATGTCGCCGAGAAAGTCCTTCAGCAGATGCAAACCCAATTTCAAACAGCAACCACCCGCATCAAAAACACCCCAAAACCTGATTTCGTCCTCGGACAATTCAGCGACAACACCCCCCAACTCCGCCTTTTTACCGATAACTCAATGGCTGCACAAATCATCACCGCCATCGGTTTAAAAAACGCCTGGAAAGGAGAATTTGACCGTTTTGGCTTCAACACAGTCTGGATAGAAGCATTACCAAAAGTAGAAACCGCCAACTTCATCTATATTTCCGCACCCAACAGCCCCTACCAAAAACAACTAGAAGATAACCCCGTCTGGAAAAAACTACAATTCGTCCAACAAAACAGATTGTATGCGATCGCCCCAGACACCTGGCTATTCGGAGGCCCCCTATCAGCCCAAATCCTCACAGAAAAAATCATCCAAACCTTTGCGTAA
- a CDS encoding TonB-dependent siderophore receptor: MDDVTSHDPVATFRCEVKMQPGNILFLLLLTGSIYSFINHPANSQEAASPTEEIKTSFPYTPTPLYPYTPLLTQSPTPNPQTLIQVTGVKVVPTDKGVEVILETTAAEQLRVATQNQGNSLIANISNAQLNLAQGNTFSQDNPAKGVTGITIVNQDDNTIRVTVTGEQSLPRVQFFDSDQGLILAFTPTEVAADSPTPPETPENEPQTPEQPTAETDEPIELVVTATRTETPLQNIPRSITVINREQIQEQASTSRNLIEILGKTIPGLASPTQSASNFGLTLRGRNPQILIDGVPQSTTRNASRDLRTIDTAAIERIEVVRGPSAIYGDGATGGVINIITRKPTEESLTSRTEVGVNAALGNLEGESFGTNLQHFLSARQGNVDFTFNFAVAKTGGFFDAQGDRIPSDPNAQGGFSDASSINLFGKFGVDIATNQRLQLTFNRFDEKQDTNIANDPSVNTIPGRQKARALDGLSLDEKPGNENTFINLQYTHDDLFNSKLQAQLYYRDYLTRFFPFDGRNFASLGNEIIQSRVESEKYGGRLQIETPLFNQGAAKLLWGVDYSKEDTSQPVSVFDQAAFAASGGLAFRKTGDRSWTPPLELRNLGLFAQLNWEIGDRLVLNGGVRYENADVSVDDFRTLANPNVTIAGGDLNFDATLFNVGAVYAINPQMSVFANYAQGFSLSDIGLALRNARPGFSVETLNPEPQKVDNYEIGIRGQWDTLQASLSAFYNESELGTTFTAPGTVIRAPERIYGLEAAIDVQPSSQWQIGGTFTLIGGEIDTNNDGDYESLDGFRIPPLKITAYVENETLPGWRNRLQALLSGNREVFTANTTAFGRRPVESYFVVDYISSVKFGTGTLQIGLENLFNTQYFPVVSQLQASDSAYAAARGRTLSIKYSIDW; the protein is encoded by the coding sequence ATGGATGATGTCACTAGTCATGATCCAGTCGCAACTTTTAGGTGTGAAGTGAAAATGCAACCCGGAAACATCCTTTTTCTTCTCTTGCTTACAGGCTCTATTTACTCATTCATCAACCACCCTGCAAACAGTCAGGAAGCAGCATCACCAACAGAGGAAATCAAAACGTCATTTCCCTATACCCCTACACCCTTATACCCCTACACCCCTTTACTAACACAATCACCAACACCTAACCCTCAAACATTGATTCAAGTGACTGGTGTGAAGGTTGTTCCGACAGATAAAGGTGTAGAGGTAATACTAGAAACCACCGCCGCCGAACAGTTGCGGGTAGCAACACAAAATCAAGGCAATAGTTTGATTGCTAATATCAGTAACGCTCAACTCAATTTGGCTCAGGGAAACACATTCAGCCAAGACAACCCAGCCAAAGGTGTAACAGGTATCACCATCGTTAATCAAGATGACAATACTATTCGGGTGACGGTAACAGGTGAGCAAAGCCTTCCCAGAGTTCAGTTCTTTGATAGTGATCAGGGTTTAATTTTAGCCTTCACACCTACAGAAGTAGCAGCTGATTCTCCCACACCGCCAGAAACACCAGAGAATGAACCGCAAACCCCAGAACAACCAACTGCGGAAACAGATGAACCGATTGAACTGGTGGTGACAGCCACACGTACAGAAACACCGTTACAAAATATCCCGCGTTCAATTACCGTCATTAACCGCGAACAAATTCAGGAACAAGCCAGTACTTCCCGTAATTTAATCGAAATTCTGGGTAAAACAATTCCTGGGTTAGCATCGCCAACACAAAGTGCTAGTAATTTCGGTTTGACTCTGCGGGGACGTAATCCCCAAATATTAATTGATGGCGTTCCCCAATCTACAACCCGTAATGCGTCACGGGATTTGAGAACGATTGATACGGCGGCGATTGAACGAATTGAAGTGGTACGCGGCCCTAGTGCAATTTATGGTGATGGTGCTACTGGGGGTGTGATTAATATCATTACCCGCAAACCCACTGAAGAAAGTTTGACTTCGCGGACAGAAGTTGGTGTGAATGCAGCTTTGGGTAATTTAGAAGGAGAAAGTTTTGGGACGAATTTACAGCATTTTCTCTCAGCCAGACAGGGGAATGTCGATTTTACCTTTAACTTTGCTGTAGCGAAAACTGGCGGCTTCTTTGATGCTCAAGGCGATCGCATTCCTTCTGATCCTAACGCCCAAGGTGGCTTTTCTGATGCTTCTAGTATTAACTTATTTGGGAAGTTTGGCGTTGATATCGCTACCAATCAACGTCTACAACTCACTTTTAACCGCTTCGATGAGAAGCAAGATACAAATATTGCCAATGATCCTAGTGTTAATACTATCCCAGGCAGACAAAAGGCTCGTGCTTTGGACGGGTTAAGTTTGGACGAAAAGCCGGGGAATGAAAATACATTCATCAACCTGCAATACACCCATGACGATTTATTCAATAGCAAACTACAAGCACAGTTATATTATCGGGATTATCTCACCCGCTTCTTTCCCTTTGATGGTCGTAACTTTGCCAGTTTAGGGAACGAAATCATCCAATCACGGGTGGAATCAGAAAAGTATGGCGGACGCTTACAAATAGAAACACCTTTATTTAACCAAGGTGCAGCTAAACTACTTTGGGGTGTCGATTACTCCAAGGAAGATACATCCCAACCTGTATCGGTATTTGATCAAGCTGCGTTTGCTGCTAGTGGGGGGTTAGCATTTCGCAAAACAGGCGATCGCTCTTGGACTCCGCCTTTAGAATTAAGGAATCTGGGATTGTTTGCTCAGTTGAATTGGGAGATAGGCGATCGCTTAGTATTGAATGGTGGTGTCCGCTACGAAAATGCTGATGTCAGCGTCGATGATTTCCGCACCTTAGCTAATCCCAACGTCACTATTGCCGGTGGCGATTTAAACTTTGATGCGACTCTGTTCAATGTCGGCGCAGTCTACGCCATCAATCCGCAAATGAGCGTTTTTGCGAACTATGCTCAAGGTTTCTCACTCTCAGATATTGGGTTAGCACTCCGCAACGCCCGCCCAGGTTTTTCTGTAGAAACTCTTAATCCTGAACCGCAAAAAGTCGATAACTATGAAATTGGGATTCGGGGACAATGGGATACTCTCCAAGCTTCTCTCTCAGCCTTTTACAATGAGTCAGAATTAGGTACAACCTTCACCGCACCCGGGACTGTAATTCGCGCCCCAGAACGTATATATGGTTTGGAAGCAGCCATTGACGTACAACCGAGTTCCCAATGGCAAATAGGCGGGACATTTACCTTAATTGGGGGTGAAATTGATACTAATAATGATGGTGATTACGAATCTTTAGATGGCTTTAGAATCCCTCCCTTAAAAATTACCGCCTATGTAGAAAATGAGACTTTACCCGGTTGGCGAAATCGTCTGCAAGCTTTGTTATCTGGGAATCGAGAAGTCTTTACTGCTAATACTACCGCCTTTGGTAGAAGACCTGTAGAGAGTTATTTTGTAGTCGATTACATTAGTAGTGTGAAGTTCGGCACAGGTACATTACAAATAGGACTAGAAAACCTTTTTAATACTCAATATTTTCCTGTAGTTTCGCAATTACAAGCTAGTGATAGTGCTTACGCTGCGGCTAGAGGTAGGACTTTGAGTATTAAATATTCTATTGATTGGTAG
- a CDS encoding DUF58 domain-containing protein has translation MKMIKPITNWLEIHASSPAYTGWVLAGIAVCFFGAAINTMAGWLYAISGVSFALLGIAAFLPPRSLNGLSVTRRPIPPVSAGDDLILELEIRNQTKQPVSLLQVADILPFVLGKPVQQGIESIASQESYRWVYDQPTQHRGVYRWHNVELGTGAPLGLFWSRRQHHCEATAIVYPTVLPLTTCPLVDEIGQAESNRSEYRGKPLQTSTSGLVRSLRPYRLGDPTRLIHWRTSARYGELRVRELEMVTSGQEIIIALDSAGSWEAENFEQAVIAAASLYFYAQRQQLQVQLFTSATGLVQGDRSVLETLAATRYHEDASKLELRHPLIWLTQNPLGLSQLPQGSRWVLWQDIQSATEQVMVNRDYPGMIIEKEQALRSQLQKPLDS, from the coding sequence ATGAAAATGATCAAACCCATCACTAACTGGTTAGAAATCCATGCTAGTTCCCCTGCATACACCGGTTGGGTACTAGCGGGAATTGCTGTTTGTTTTTTCGGTGCAGCGATTAATACAATGGCTGGCTGGCTTTACGCTATTAGCGGCGTGAGTTTTGCCCTCTTGGGTATAGCTGCATTTTTACCCCCGCGATCGCTCAATGGTCTATCTGTCACTCGTCGCCCGATTCCACCGGTATCTGCCGGAGATGATTTAATCTTAGAATTAGAAATCCGCAATCAAACTAAGCAACCTGTCAGCTTATTGCAAGTTGCAGATATATTACCTTTTGTCTTAGGAAAACCAGTCCAACAGGGGATTGAATCCATTGCCAGTCAAGAAAGTTACCGTTGGGTGTATGACCAACCTACCCAACACCGGGGTGTATATCGCTGGCACAATGTTGAACTGGGTACTGGTGCGCCTTTAGGATTGTTTTGGAGTCGCCGTCAGCATCACTGTGAAGCGACAGCCATTGTTTATCCTACCGTCTTACCCTTGACTACTTGCCCCCTTGTAGATGAAATCGGGCAAGCAGAAAGTAACCGGAGTGAGTATCGGGGGAAACCTTTGCAGACATCCACATCAGGGTTAGTGCGATCGCTCCGTCCCTACCGTCTTGGCGACCCTACCCGTCTCATTCACTGGCGGACTAGCGCACGTTACGGTGAATTGCGGGTGCGGGAATTAGAAATGGTTACAAGTGGACAGGAAATTATTATTGCTCTGGATAGTGCTGGTAGTTGGGAAGCTGAAAACTTTGAACAAGCAGTAATTGCCGCAGCTTCACTGTATTTTTACGCACAGCGTCAGCAATTACAGGTGCAACTATTCACATCTGCCACAGGATTAGTTCAAGGCGATCGCTCGGTTTTAGAAACTCTAGCAGCTACTAGATATCACGAAGATGCTAGCAAACTAGAATTGCGGCATCCTTTGATTTGGTTAACACAAAACCCTCTAGGTCTTTCTCAACTGCCTCAAGGTAGTCGTTGGGTGCTGTGGCAAGATATACAATCAGCTACAGAGCAAGTCATGGTTAATAGAGATTATCCTGGGATGATCATCGAAAAAGAACAGGCCTTGCGATCGCAATTACAAAAACCTTTAGATTCATGA
- a CDS encoding DUF433 domain-containing protein translates to MQLVSQEYIEIASDIRSGKPRIAGTRIAVEDVAMMYLKLGYSLADIAGKYDLSLASVYAAMAYYFDHRDEIDYRTAEEDDLVEVLKQNHPSYLQEKLRQLRNE, encoded by the coding sequence ATGCAGTTGGTCAGTCAGGAGTATATTGAAATCGCCTCTGATATACGGAGTGGAAAACCTCGAATTGCTGGTACTCGCATTGCTGTAGAGGATGTGGCGATGATGTACTTAAAGCTAGGGTATTCTTTGGCCGATATTGCTGGTAAGTATGACCTATCACTGGCATCTGTTTATGCAGCAATGGCTTATTACTTTGATCACCGAGACGAGATTGATTACCGGACAGCAGAAGAGGATGATTTAGTTGAGGTACTAAAGCAAAATCATCCCTCATATCTTCAAGAGAAACTCAGACAGTTGAGAAATGAGTGA
- a CDS encoding type II toxin-antitoxin system RelE family toxin: MNSGIESNNQQLKKNQVVLLDKARISLDTLQNKNKEEVIRAIHSLEEFPNFSTIQIHQLKSIPNYFIGRAGIYRIIFDFKPGEITIIDIINHDRLEILYSSLKESEK, translated from the coding sequence ATGAATTCAGGTATTGAATCTAATAATCAACAGTTAAAGAAAAATCAAGTAGTTTTACTTGATAAAGCCCGAATATCGCTTGATACTTTACAAAATAAAAATAAAGAGGAAGTTATTCGTGCTATTCATAGTCTAGAAGAATTTCCTAATTTTTCTACAATTCAAATTCATCAACTGAAATCTATTCCAAATTATTTCATTGGGCGAGCAGGCATATATAGGATTATTTTTGACTTTAAGCCTGGGGAAATAACTATTATTGATATAATTAATCACGATCGCCTGGAGATATTATATAGCTCATTAAAAGAGAGTGAAAAATGA
- a CDS encoding OST-HTH/LOTUS domain-containing protein yields the protein MESEYRNLIDKVLKQVGRNILLFQQIEKGLKIILPFISHPTAPQKDIDDIRKQREFVKAKTLGLLVNSLVKSTDSNVDYYAKNLKNIVNKRNQLVHHFGDKQGLNILTTEEGCKTCLICLNEQYQEAIYFYKEIEVLVFILLDLLQKTHGESHLEIQRLHSEFKKSVMFEFEYINLSDPCETVWENTRIVNLLQLAEINIATRNNMTPLAKAGEFIKKIDPECTPKRYGIKNLKGVLKASGLFEVREMQNSQQSIILYKSKKL from the coding sequence ATGGAAAGTGAATATCGTAATTTAATTGATAAAGTTTTAAAACAGGTTGGCAGAAATATATTACTATTTCAGCAAATAGAAAAAGGGTTAAAGATAATTCTTCCATTTATATCTCATCCAACTGCTCCACAAAAAGATATTGATGATATACGCAAACAAAGGGAATTCGTCAAGGCAAAAACTCTAGGCTTGCTAGTAAATAGCCTTGTTAAATCTACTGATTCTAATGTTGATTACTATGCCAAAAACCTAAAAAATATCGTTAATAAGAGAAACCAACTCGTTCATCATTTTGGTGATAAGCAAGGCTTGAATATATTAACCACTGAAGAAGGTTGTAAAACTTGCCTTATTTGCTTAAATGAACAATATCAAGAAGCAATTTATTTTTATAAGGAAATAGAAGTACTTGTATTCATTTTGCTTGATTTACTGCAAAAAACTCATGGTGAGTCCCATCTAGAGATTCAAAGGTTGCACAGTGAATTCAAAAAATCTGTTATGTTTGAATTTGAGTATATAAATCTTTCTGATCCTTGTGAGACCGTATGGGAAAATACAAGAATCGTGAACCTTTTACAACTAGCTGAAATAAATATAGCCACAAGGAATAATATGACCCCGTTAGCAAAAGCAGGGGAATTCATCAAAAAGATAGATCCTGAATGTACGCCTAAGAGATATGGCATTAAAAATCTTAAAGGTGTTTTAAAAGCATCCGGTTTATTTGAAGTCCGCGAAATGCAAAATAGCCAACAGAGTATTATTCTATATAAAAGCAAAAAATTATGA